In a single window of the Arachis hypogaea cultivar Tifrunner chromosome 6, arahy.Tifrunner.gnm2.J5K5, whole genome shotgun sequence genome:
- the LOC112755906 gene encoding glutaredoxin-C6: MQGLRRCSNDVVQLDLSTTVTTTNTSSTSLSIDVEESVETKIQRLITEHPVIIFTRSSCCMCHVMKKLLATIGVNPTVIELDDHEIAALPSSSEDGPGAASNLRNRTPAVFIGGACVGGLESLVALHVSGHLVPKLVQVGALWV; this comes from the coding sequence ATGCAGGGGCTACGGCGGTGCTCAAACGACGTCGTTCAGCTGGACCTATCCACTACAGTGACGACCACAAACACATCATCAACCTCACTCTCCATCGACGTTGAGGAATCAGTGGAGACCAAGATCCAACGGCTCATAACAGAGCACCCAGTCATCATATTCACACGATCTTCTTGCTGCATGTGCCACGTCATGAAGAAGCTTCTCGCTACCATCGGAGTTAACCCAACCGTCATCGAATTGGACGACCACGAGATCGCCGCCCTCCCTTCCTCCTCCGAAGACGGACCTGGTGCCGCCTCCAATCTCCGGAACCGCACCCCCGCCGTCTTCATAGGTGGCGCCTGTGTTGGTGGTCTCGAGTCCCTCGTGGCTCTCCACGTCAGCGGTCACCTTGTTCCTAAGCTCGTTCAAGTCGGTGCTCTCTGGGTATGA